The genome window CCCAGTGGACCACAAATGCTGATCTCAGAATCTTTAGCACTTTCCAAAATGTGGCTGAGCGGTAATTTGGAAGCCTAAACCCTGACTTTAGGAATTCATAAGAACAACCAATGTTTTATAAACtcaacagaaagtaaaataaacaaacccAGGGTTTTATGCTCCCTCTTGTTATTTTTATGGCAATCTTTCAAACTAGTTCAAAATGTTCAATCCTCTACCCCCTCAAGAAATTCTGAATTGGGGGAAGGGGGGGGagtacaaaagaaaacaactattTAATAGTAACCAGCACACACTGTAATTCACCATGGGGGAATAGCTAATTAGGAGACCTTGTGGTGAAAGAGTGCAGGTGGCTTTCAGGCTGGCACTGAAATCTCTCTCCTTCCCAACCTTCTCATTGAGGAGGGCCCAGCAATAAAAACAAGGATGTTTATATTTACCCAGAAGTGTGCATGGCAATTGACCATCATGGTTCTCTCAATGAGCTCATCAGGACATTCCAGAAGGTGATGCCCAGAGACCACGCCAGCATTATTGACCAGGACCGAGACCTCGCCAACCTCCTTGCGGACCCTTTCAGCAGTCAGGTAGacattctccctcttccccacatCACAGGTGTAGGTAAAAACCTGCAAGTTACAGTGGGGCAGAATTTCTTCCTCACCATTTCCAGCTGTCCTCAGAAGTCcagatgaggagaaaaatggaacagaGAAGGGAGTGCAGAAAGTGAGTCACATGGCAATCAATAGGACAAAGATCACACAAAACCAAAATACTACAGTGAGCTTCAAATTTCTAACACTGTAAGGCTTGCCAATGACTGAACTTACAGCTGCCTTCCTCCCCTAAAAGTCTTTGGGAATTACAGCAATTTACTGGATAACTTTGCTTAGGGGAAAGTCATGTAATTGTGACAAGTCCAACGCAAGTAGACCACATGGGATCAGCTTGCTAGAGCTAAAGACACCTGCAAAGAACTGATCTCAGCCCAGAGAATAGCACATACACTACACAGTCCTCTTTTTTTTGGGAAACAGTGGCCTGAAACAGCTCTTAATCTTTAGTATGAGCACCCTCAAATGTAAACTCACTTCAAGGCtcacaaatcaaaactataattaataatcTGAATTCATCCAAAGCCAAGAAATGAATCTAAAGTTTCTCATGAACAAGGTCACTTGTTCTAACAGGGGTGGCTGAATCCCGTAAGACATACCCTCACAAATCAAGTTTACAGGTAAATATCCAATCTTACCACATATGgactcaaattatttaaaaaccaaaatctcTTCCCTGGAAAATGAATACCCTTATCTTTTAGGTTTGGGCAGAGAGCACAAAAATCTGTTATTTGCTACCCCTCCATACTACCACTGAAAATTGAACATTTTCAACCTTAAATCCAAAAGGCAGGTGCCAGTAAGTTTGGTGACAAATGATCAGTGTAGGGGAGAAATGGTACCCAAGTCAATATTCTCCATAGTTCAATGTTTtcactggaaatgaaaaatttgtcaAAAAGCAAGAGCCATTATCAAATTTCCTGGGCCAATACTTATTATTGGTTATGGAttctgcattgtttttttttggcCTCAAATTCAGGTTAATTAATAAGTATACAGAAATACAGATTTCCTGGGGTGAccaaaaacatgcaaaaaatttacaataaagCTTAAATCCTTCAAGTGTTTTCTCTTAAGAAGCCAGGCATGTCTCTGTCTCCATCAAGCTCAGAGAATGTAACTAAAGCTGGCTAAACAATGTAATTATTTACCCCGGCTAAAGTTATCCTGAAATCATCAGTACTGCCCTAGCCTAAGCGGTTCGGACCACGGTAACACAGACACATGCTTCAGTCGAGTCTGAGAACAACTTCCCAAAGACACTTCAGTTTCCCATCGCGCCGCTTGCAAGTCGGGAGTGAGACATTTCTTTGGGATCCAAACCTGTGGTAACAAGTTCTCTCTGTCTTCCCTACTCTCGGAGGGCTTAGGAACCCCCACAGTCGTCCCCAGAGACGCGACCTCCGTTAGGACTGGCTTTGGCACACTTTGCCCTTCCACACAGAGAGGTGATCATGCTCCTTTATCAGAGAGCAAATTCCACTCGCCTTCTAGAAGACTGGTGGGGTGTTCTTTTCCTCGAGAGCGGGGCTGACCATGGCAGTGGGGTTTGGGGGCCTTCCGGGGTAGGGCGCGGGGTGGGGACAGGCTTGACCCAACAATGCTCGGGCGCGGGTCCGAGTTACCTTGCAGCGCGGCGGCGTCGGCCGCCTCCAGGTCGCGGTAGATGTGGCGCACCATGCCCGCCGTCTCCTCGTTGCTCTGCGTGTTGATGTCCCAGAGCACGAGCAGCGCCCGGCGCCGGGCGAACTCGAGCGCGAAGAGACGGCCCAGGCCGCTGCCGGCGCCCGTGATGAGGCACACCTGGCCCGCCACGCTCTTCTCCTTGGGCCGCACCAGCCAGCGCGCCGCAGCCAGCACGAACGCCCAGAGCACTTTGAAAGTGACCACGAAGAACTCCACCACGATGTTCATCGCGGCGCCCGGGACCTCGCGCGAGCCCAGTGCCCGCGTCTGCGCCCACCCCGCGCCAGGCAGCCCTGCCCCCGGCCCCCGGGCGCTTGTCAGAGCGGCCGGGACGAGAAGGCtgcgccccgcgcccgcccccgAGGTGCCCGCCGGGCTGCAGTGCGCGGCGCCGCTCCCTGCCTGCGCGGGGCCACTCCCGCCCGGGCTCGGCGCGGTGGCCCCGAGCTGTGCCTGCAGCGGCAGCCGCCGGGCTCGGCGCCTCCTGCCGGCGGCCGCCCGCCCGTCCCGCAGCGCCCGGCCGGCGGGTCCCGCTGCAGTGGCGGTGACAGCCGCGAGTTAGGCAACGCGCGCTGCCCTCATGGCCAAGCTGCCGCCGCCCGAGCGTCCCCGGAGCCGGCGCGACGGCTCCCTCTCACCCCGGGGGAGGGTGCGCGGCGAAGACTGCACTGGCCGGCCGGCCGCCGCGGGAGTTGACAACTTGACCCAAGTTGCGAAAGGGTGGGAGAGTCGGGTGCGGGGCAGCGGAGTGCCGGGAAGGGGCGACTCGCTCGGCGCAGGCGAGCGCTGCCCAACGGCTTGCAGCTGCCTCCGCGGTCTCGTGTCCCCCTGCCCTGCACTCCCCGCGGCTGTCACTCGAGTACCGGGCTCTGCAGTGCAGCGCCGCTTGCAAGTCGGAGCGCTCCCGGCCGGCTCTGAGCGGGCTCCACGCTCCGCGCTATATAACCCGCGACCGGGAAGAGCCGGCGGCGGCATCGGCATCGGCCCTCCCTCCGCtcggccctccccgcccccgggcgca of Lemur catta isolate mLemCat1 chromosome 9, mLemCat1.pri, whole genome shotgun sequence contains these proteins:
- the RDH10 gene encoding retinol dehydrogenase 10 — encoded protein: MNIVVEFFVVTFKVLWAFVLAAARWLVRPKEKSVAGQVCLITGAGSGLGRLFALEFARRRALLVLWDINTQSNEETAGMVRHIYRDLEAADAAALQAGNGEEEILPHCNLQVFTYTCDVGKRENVYLTAERVRKEVGEVSVLVNNAGVVSGHHLLECPDELIERTMMVNCHAHFWTTKAFLPTMLEINHGHIVTVASSLGLFSTAGVEDYCASKFGVVGFHESLSHELKAAEKDGIKTTLVCPYLVDTGMFRGCRIRKEIEPFLPPLKPDYCVKQAMKAILTDQPMICTPRLMYIVTFMKSILPFEAVVCMYRFLGADKCMYPFIAQRKQATNNNEAKNGI